In Bacillus sp. SB49, a single window of DNA contains:
- the xerD gene encoding site-specific tyrosine recombinase XerD, with protein MQFALEDFFHYLTVERGLSPNTIQSYKRDLTQYRSFMEEREGMENWGQITRAHIMKYMHHLNDQDRSAATVARFLSSIRLFHQFLIREKVTDQDPSLHIETPKKERKLPKVLSSEDVEKLLNIHAKDPLSARNKAMFEMLYATGLRVTELVSLKVSDLHLTMGFVRCLGKGSKERIIPLGDMAKEAVEHYLEAGRGSLIKQKKTEELFVNHHGNALSRQGFWKILKAVAREMGVNKELTPHTLRHSFATHLLENGADLRAVQEMLGHADISTTQIYTHVSKTRLKDVYRSYHPRA; from the coding sequence ATGCAATTCGCTTTGGAAGATTTTTTTCATTATTTGACTGTCGAACGCGGCCTGTCCCCGAATACGATTCAATCGTATAAGCGCGACCTTACTCAATACCGTTCGTTCATGGAGGAACGGGAAGGGATGGAGAACTGGGGGCAGATTACGAGGGCGCACATCATGAAATACATGCATCATTTAAATGACCAGGACCGCTCTGCTGCCACTGTTGCCAGGTTTCTTTCTTCCATCCGTCTTTTTCATCAGTTTTTAATTAGAGAAAAAGTGACAGATCAAGATCCGAGTTTACATATTGAAACTCCAAAGAAGGAACGAAAGCTTCCAAAGGTTCTTTCTTCAGAAGATGTAGAGAAATTGCTGAACATTCATGCGAAAGACCCGCTTTCTGCGAGGAATAAGGCGATGTTTGAAATGCTCTATGCTACCGGCCTCCGCGTGACGGAGCTCGTTTCACTTAAAGTGAGTGATCTGCATTTGACGATGGGGTTTGTACGGTGTCTTGGAAAAGGATCGAAGGAAAGAATTATTCCTTTAGGTGATATGGCTAAAGAAGCTGTGGAGCATTACCTTGAAGCTGGTCGTGGATCGTTAATAAAGCAAAAAAAGACGGAAGAGCTTTTCGTGAACCATCACGGGAATGCGCTCTCCCGGCAAGGATTCTGGAAGATACTGAAAGCGGTTGCTAGGGAGATGGGTGTGAACAAGGAGCTGACTCCGCACACGCTGCGCCATTCGTTTGCCACGCATTTGCTGGAGAACGGGGCAGATTTGAGGGCGGTTCAAGAGATGCTTGGACATGCGGATATTTCCACGACTCAAATTTATACGCACGTTTCGAAAACAAGATTAAAGGATGTATACCGCTCTTATCATCCCCGTGCGTGA
- a CDS encoding YqzK family protein encodes MSKFQHGLKDLLKVLIVFTICTCIFYMALRMVHGEYERQHRYDPPGGAAVKVYQPAEQSWTDRLSIFFQLGE; translated from the coding sequence ATGTCTAAATTTCAGCACGGGCTGAAGGATTTACTGAAAGTCCTCATTGTATTTACCATCTGCACTTGTATATTCTACATGGCGCTTCGAATGGTCCATGGAGAATACGAAAGGCAGCATCGGTATGATCCTCCGGGGGGAGCGGCGGTCAAAGTCTATCAACCTGCCGAGCAATCGTGGACGGATCGGTTATCGATATTTTTCCAATTAGGAGAGTAG
- the fur gene encoding ferric iron uptake transcriptional regulator encodes MEHRIEKIKKQLHSQSYKLTPQREATVRVLLENEEDHLSAEDVYLLVKEKAPEIGLATVYRTLELLSELKVVDKINFGDGVSRYDLRKEGAEHFHHHLVCIECGSVEEIEEDLLGDVEKIIEGQWGFEVKDHRLTFHGICRVCQKQAVAVSTSTETEE; translated from the coding sequence ATGGAACATCGTATAGAGAAAATTAAAAAGCAGCTACATTCCCAAAGTTACAAATTGACGCCTCAACGGGAAGCTACCGTCCGTGTTTTATTGGAAAACGAAGAAGATCACTTAAGTGCAGAAGATGTTTACCTCCTCGTAAAAGAGAAAGCACCGGAGATAGGATTAGCGACCGTATATCGAACACTGGAATTATTATCCGAATTAAAAGTAGTAGATAAGATTAATTTCGGCGATGGAGTATCAAGGTATGACTTGAGAAAAGAAGGAGCCGAACACTTTCATCATCACCTCGTATGTATTGAGTGTGGATCAGTGGAAGAGATTGAAGAAGACCTGCTCGGTGATGTGGAAAAGATCATTGAAGGCCAGTGGGGCTTTGAAGTGAAGGACCATCGATTAACGTTTCATGGTATATGCAGGGTCTGCCAGAAACAAGCAGTCGCGGTTTCAACAAGCACAGAAACTGAAGAGTGA
- the spoIIM gene encoding stage II sporulation protein M, producing the protein MSGQKGGEVTMQHGVRMVQNDVKTHMNIFVFIFVLFIMGMVFGAVIVNSMNFVQKQDLFFYLEQFFEQQTSVEGSSRAVLWQDSILYHMKYMLLLFLLGISVIGMPIITVLLFIKGLVIGFSVGFLVNQMGWYGLVISSVSIAPQNLIIIPVYLIAGSLALIFSLTLCRQLFIRKVHQPILKAFGRYSALFGVLLIILLVASLIEVFVSNSVLEYVLKWIYK; encoded by the coding sequence ATGAGTGGACAGAAGGGTGGAGAAGTGACGATGCAGCACGGAGTGAGAATGGTTCAAAATGACGTCAAGACACACATGAATATATTTGTGTTTATCTTTGTGCTATTCATTATGGGAATGGTCTTTGGAGCGGTCATCGTAAACAGTATGAACTTTGTTCAGAAACAGGATCTTTTCTTTTACTTGGAGCAGTTTTTCGAGCAGCAGACGTCCGTGGAAGGTTCGAGCAGAGCGGTTCTGTGGCAGGACAGCATCTTATACCATATGAAGTATATGCTGCTGCTCTTCCTTCTCGGTATCTCCGTAATAGGAATGCCGATCATTACGGTTCTTCTTTTCATCAAAGGACTCGTTATTGGTTTTTCGGTCGGCTTTCTAGTAAATCAGATGGGTTGGTACGGGCTTGTCATATCTTCTGTTTCTATCGCACCGCAGAATTTGATCATTATACCCGTTTACCTGATTGCTGGGTCGCTGGCATTGATATTCTCCTTGACTCTGTGCAGGCAGCTTTTTATACGGAAGGTGCACCAACCTATTTTGAAAGCGTTCGGTAGATACAGCGCGTTGTTCGGAGTCTTGCTGATTATTCTGCTTGTAGCATCACTGATCGAGGTATTCGTATCTAATTCCGTGTTGGAATACGTACTGAAGTGGATTTATAAATGA
- a CDS encoding endonuclease Q family protein has product MKDYFVDLHVHIGRDWEGGPVKITGSKTLTLTNIFLEASRRKGLDLIGIIDAQSPAVLDEVEDLIDRGYAEEVSGGGVRSDSTTLLLGSEVEIYDASCQGPIHVLCYFPTIDTMRRFSLWLSKKMKNVSLSSQRFYGTARELQTYVRENGGLFIPAHIFTPFKSLYGKGVKKSLREILDSDKIDAVELGLSADTEMASQLAELAPYTYVTNSDAHSLGKLAREYQLVRMDGLSLEELKLALHRKDGRRIVANYGMDPKMGKYHKTVCGNCLHPVTATGCTCRKSRLVKGVSERIKELSDEGQVTKRPPYVYQVPLETLPGIGKQTYEKLLAAFGSEMAVIHDVPSVELEEIVSSSIVHYIIQMRKGELDIAAGGGGKFGKIH; this is encoded by the coding sequence ATGAAAGATTACTTTGTCGATCTTCATGTTCATATAGGGAGGGACTGGGAAGGCGGCCCTGTTAAAATTACCGGATCAAAAACGCTCACACTCACAAACATTTTCCTGGAGGCCAGCAGACGAAAAGGCCTTGATTTGATCGGTATTATCGACGCTCAGTCACCCGCTGTTTTGGATGAGGTGGAAGATTTGATCGATCGGGGATATGCGGAAGAAGTTTCCGGAGGGGGAGTGCGCTCCGACAGCACCACCCTCCTCTTAGGTTCAGAAGTGGAAATATATGATGCATCCTGTCAGGGTCCCATTCACGTTCTCTGCTATTTTCCTACCATAGATACGATGCGTCGATTCAGCTTATGGCTTTCGAAGAAAATGAAAAATGTCAGCTTAAGCTCTCAGCGCTTTTATGGTACAGCGAGAGAACTGCAGACTTATGTTAGAGAAAATGGCGGCCTTTTTATACCTGCCCATATTTTCACTCCATTCAAAAGCCTTTACGGTAAAGGTGTAAAAAAGTCGTTGAGAGAGATCCTTGATTCTGATAAAATCGATGCGGTTGAACTTGGATTGAGTGCAGATACGGAGATGGCTTCCCAGTTAGCTGAACTCGCTCCTTACACCTATGTTACGAATTCTGACGCGCATTCTCTTGGTAAGCTTGCCAGAGAGTATCAACTGGTAAGAATGGATGGATTGTCATTGGAAGAATTAAAGCTTGCATTACATAGAAAAGATGGACGCCGTATCGTCGCCAATTATGGTATGGATCCGAAAATGGGGAAGTATCATAAAACCGTTTGCGGAAACTGCCTGCATCCGGTGACGGCAACCGGCTGTACATGCAGAAAAAGCCGTCTGGTTAAAGGTGTTTCCGAAAGAATTAAGGAACTGTCGGACGAGGGACAGGTAACAAAGCGCCCTCCATACGTGTATCAAGTGCCTCTGGAAACGCTGCCGGGTATAGGAAAGCAAACGTATGAAAAACTCCTTGCTGCTTTCGGGTCTGAGATGGCCGTCATTCATGACGTTCCATCTGTGGAACTGGAAGAAATCGTTTCCTCCTCCATCGTCCACTATATCATTCAAATGAGAAAGGGAGAGCTTGATATAGCTGCCGGCGGAGGCGGTAAGTTCGGAAAGATCCATTAA
- a CDS encoding NUDIX hydrolase: MSNFEEKTYKTETIYKGKIVQLDIDSVTLPDGKTSKRELIKHPGAVAVIALTDEGKLICVEQYRKPLEKNLVEIPAGKLEPGEDPKACALRELEEETGYTSDDLNLITSFYTSPGFADEIVHVYFTDRVEKLNEKPAGDVDEFVELMEITVEEAEQLEKEQKIHDAKTAYAILYLKLRRNG; the protein is encoded by the coding sequence TTGAGTAATTTTGAAGAGAAAACATATAAAACAGAAACAATCTATAAAGGGAAGATCGTTCAATTAGATATTGACAGTGTAACATTACCCGACGGGAAAACATCTAAACGGGAATTGATCAAACATCCGGGCGCCGTTGCGGTCATAGCTCTAACGGATGAAGGGAAACTGATCTGCGTCGAGCAATACCGGAAACCACTCGAGAAGAACCTCGTAGAAATCCCTGCCGGAAAACTGGAACCGGGAGAAGATCCGAAGGCCTGCGCGTTAAGGGAATTGGAAGAAGAGACGGGTTACACGAGCGATGACTTAAATCTTATCACTTCCTTTTATACTTCACCAGGTTTCGCTGATGAAATCGTCCACGTCTATTTTACCGATCGTGTAGAAAAATTGAATGAAAAGCCTGCAGGGGATGTGGATGAATTTGTGGAACTGATGGAAATAACCGTAGAAGAAGCGGAACAGTTGGAGAAGGAGCAGAAGATCCACGATGCAAAGACCGCTTATGCGATTCTTTATTTAAAATTAAGAAGGAATGGATAA
- a CDS encoding aldo/keto reductase encodes MNKRQLGKTDLYLSEISLGCMSLGTDQAQAKSIIDRAIDSGVNYLDTADLYDYGKNEELIGEAIRGRRQDLIIGSKVGNRFTPGEEGWTWDPSKEHIKSSVKDSLKRLGTDYIDLYQLHGGTIDDPIDETIEAFEDLKSEGWIREYGISSIRPNVIKQFAEKSSIASVMMQYSALDRRPEEEILPLLHEYEISVLARGPLAKGILSDRGIEKARDKAGDGILEYDADEVMSIARDWKKVSNTSKSAEAVALQYVLHHPAVTTAVFGASSVEQLEQNLTFLEAAPLSDAEYNNIQSLTKDITYQQHR; translated from the coding sequence ATGAATAAACGTCAATTAGGGAAAACAGATTTGTATTTATCTGAAATCAGCCTTGGCTGCATGTCCCTCGGAACCGATCAAGCACAAGCAAAATCAATCATCGACCGGGCCATTGACAGCGGGGTGAACTATTTGGACACCGCAGACCTCTACGATTACGGAAAGAATGAAGAATTAATAGGGGAAGCGATCCGTGGACGCCGCCAGGATTTAATTATCGGATCGAAAGTAGGGAACCGTTTTACACCGGGGGAAGAAGGTTGGACATGGGATCCATCCAAAGAACACATAAAAAGCAGCGTCAAAGACAGCTTAAAACGGTTAGGAACGGATTATATCGACTTATACCAGCTTCACGGCGGTACCATTGATGACCCGATTGATGAGACAATCGAAGCGTTCGAAGATTTAAAATCAGAAGGGTGGATCAGGGAATACGGCATATCCTCCATTCGTCCGAATGTGATAAAGCAATTTGCAGAGAAATCCTCGATTGCCAGCGTCATGATGCAGTACAGCGCTCTCGATCGAAGGCCGGAGGAAGAGATCCTTCCCCTGCTCCATGAGTATGAGATCAGCGTCCTGGCACGCGGCCCTCTTGCTAAAGGCATCCTCTCTGACCGTGGAATAGAAAAAGCGCGCGATAAAGCAGGCGACGGCATCCTTGAGTATGATGCTGATGAAGTGATGTCCATCGCTCGTGATTGGAAAAAAGTAAGCAACACTTCAAAAAGTGCGGAAGCTGTTGCCCTCCAATATGTTCTTCATCATCCGGCCGTTACGACAGCCGTATTTGGTGCAAGCTCTGTGGAACAGTTGGAACAGAACCTCACTTTTTTGGAAGCAGCTCCTCTTTCCGATGCGGAGTACAACAATATTCAATCCCTTACAAAAGACATTACTTATCAACAACACAGATAA
- a CDS encoding dipeptidase, with product MIHRFIDGHNDTLLMLEDGVDKFFKGIPNGHLDYSKGMAAGFAAGFFAVFCPNPDTDPAQVTYKTEQGYEKSFPASLDPDYAWKIANTLISRFYQLEACSEGRFKAVRTVEDLDKAWNGEWMGGILHMEGAEPIDEGLDALHVYYHAGLRSLGPVWARKNIFGEGVPYRFPSSPDTGPGITEAGRRLVKVCNALGVMIDLSHINEKGFWDIATLTDAPLVATHSNAHAICPISRNLTDRQLDAVKDSGGLVGVTYSTSPNMVTEDGVNRQDVALSAIVKHIHYMIERMGIDHVALGSDFDGTRIPYSMHDVTGVPKILRILEKEGMTEGEIYKITQGNWRRVLSNTWK from the coding sequence ATGATACACCGGTTCATCGACGGTCATAACGATACCCTGCTAATGCTGGAAGATGGGGTGGATAAATTTTTCAAGGGAATTCCTAACGGCCATTTAGATTATTCAAAGGGTATGGCGGCAGGTTTTGCGGCAGGTTTCTTTGCGGTGTTCTGTCCCAATCCCGACACAGATCCTGCTCAGGTGACTTACAAAACGGAGCAGGGGTATGAGAAATCCTTTCCCGCTTCTTTGGATCCTGATTATGCTTGGAAAATTGCCAATACGTTAATTTCCCGATTTTATCAGCTGGAGGCTTGCTCTGAGGGGAGGTTTAAAGCCGTTCGAACGGTGGAGGATTTGGATAAAGCATGGAATGGAGAATGGATGGGCGGGATACTTCACATGGAAGGAGCGGAGCCGATTGATGAGGGGCTGGATGCTCTGCATGTTTATTACCATGCAGGACTCCGCTCCCTCGGGCCGGTTTGGGCTAGGAAAAATATCTTTGGAGAAGGCGTCCCTTATCGCTTTCCATCCTCTCCGGACACCGGGCCGGGAATAACGGAGGCTGGAAGGAGGCTCGTGAAGGTATGTAATGCTCTTGGTGTGATGATTGATTTATCTCACATAAACGAAAAAGGTTTTTGGGACATTGCCACGCTGACAGACGCCCCGCTTGTCGCAACCCATTCAAATGCTCATGCCATTTGTCCAATATCCAGGAACCTGACCGACCGGCAGCTGGATGCGGTCAAAGACAGCGGGGGGCTCGTTGGTGTCACTTACAGCACCAGCCCCAACATGGTGACAGAAGACGGTGTCAATAGACAGGATGTAGCGCTTTCTGCAATTGTAAAACATATTCATTACATGATCGAACGGATGGGCATTGACCACGTCGCACTTGGATCAGACTTTGACGGCACGCGGATTCCATACTCAATGCATGATGTGACGGGTGTTCCAAAGATCTTAAGAATACTGGAGAAGGAAGGAATGACAGAGGGGGAAATCTATAAAATTACACAAGGTAACTGGAGGAGAGTTCTTTCGAATACTTGGAAGTAA
- a CDS encoding DinB family protein — MISYQVQSEKGFTGKVGELVWMLEHTRAITIQEVADLSTEELDWSMEGGNSIGALLSHIAAVEYVHQLISFEQRDMDESERKEWGAALELGEKAKQHVHGMSIDDLLDVLEATRDQTLDYLKGKNDDWLYKEDVWSNGVTFNHYYLWFHVLEDEINHRGQIRALIRSMKEKKVSS, encoded by the coding sequence ATGATTTCTTATCAAGTTCAATCGGAGAAAGGGTTTACGGGAAAAGTCGGTGAACTCGTCTGGATGCTGGAACACACCCGTGCGATCACAATCCAGGAAGTAGCGGATCTTAGTACGGAAGAACTTGATTGGTCCATGGAGGGCGGAAATTCTATCGGTGCGCTTCTCTCGCACATAGCTGCTGTCGAATATGTCCACCAGCTCATTAGTTTTGAACAGAGGGACATGGATGAATCGGAAAGAAAAGAGTGGGGGGCAGCACTCGAACTTGGGGAAAAGGCAAAACAGCATGTGCATGGCATGTCTATCGACGATCTTCTGGATGTATTGGAAGCGACGAGGGATCAGACGCTGGACTACCTCAAGGGTAAAAATGATGACTGGCTTTACAAAGAAGATGTATGGTCAAACGGAGTGACCTTTAATCATTATTATTTATGGTTTCATGTGTTGGAAGACGAGATTAATCATCGAGGTCAAATAAGGGCATTGATTCGTTCCATGAAGGAGAAGAAAGTTTCTTCCTGA
- a CDS encoding NAD(P)/FAD-dependent oxidoreductase, with product MMKHIIIGAGILGASTALHLVEKGEEVVIIDRFEPGQATRNAAGIICPWLTNRSNKDWYELVIRGAAYYEPLVERLVEYGERETGYRKTGAINLFDTDEKLDRKYDLAVERRREATEMGELSKLTTKETREMFPLVSESYRALHISGAARVNGDKVAQAMLNASVKLGAAYIKGDARLLMHSGNVEGVEVNGRTINADRYLLTSGAWMNQLFQDVGLKSNVHFEKAQILHFEMPEFATENWPVVLPPFNHYILSFDKGKIVVGATKEKRSDFNVDVTAGAVHQLLDKALRVAPGLAEAAHVETKVGFRPFTKGNTPVLGNVPGIENLIVANGLGASGLTSGPYVGLQLANLASGNTVDLPLENYPPSSLFL from the coding sequence ATAATGAAACATATCATCATAGGAGCAGGGATACTTGGTGCCTCTACAGCTCTCCATTTAGTAGAAAAGGGAGAGGAAGTCGTGATTATCGATCGGTTCGAGCCGGGGCAGGCAACAAGAAACGCCGCTGGTATTATCTGCCCCTGGTTAACAAATAGAAGCAACAAGGACTGGTATGAACTGGTTATCCGAGGGGCTGCATACTATGAACCGCTCGTTGAACGGCTTGTTGAATACGGAGAAAGAGAAACCGGCTACCGAAAAACAGGTGCCATTAACCTATTCGATACGGATGAAAAACTGGATCGTAAATACGACCTTGCAGTTGAACGCAGACGAGAAGCAACAGAGATGGGAGAGTTGTCCAAGCTGACAACAAAAGAGACGAGGGAGATGTTCCCGTTGGTGTCCGAGTCTTATCGTGCCCTTCATATAAGTGGTGCCGCAAGAGTGAACGGCGACAAAGTTGCCCAAGCCATGCTGAATGCTTCCGTGAAATTAGGGGCAGCGTATATAAAGGGAGATGCACGTTTACTCATGCATAGTGGAAATGTGGAAGGGGTCGAAGTCAATGGTCGGACCATTAATGCCGACAGGTACCTCTTGACCTCTGGAGCATGGATGAACCAGCTTTTTCAGGATGTAGGGCTTAAATCGAACGTCCATTTTGAAAAAGCTCAGATCCTGCATTTTGAAATGCCTGAGTTTGCGACAGAGAATTGGCCGGTAGTACTGCCACCTTTCAATCATTATATCCTTTCCTTTGATAAAGGGAAGATTGTGGTCGGGGCAACAAAAGAAAAACGCAGTGACTTTAATGTAGACGTAACGGCAGGAGCTGTTCATCAATTGTTGGACAAAGCACTTCGAGTGGCTCCGGGTCTGGCGGAGGCAGCTCACGTCGAAACAAAGGTCGGATTCCGTCCGTTTACCAAGGGGAATACACCTGTCCTCGGAAACGTTCCCGGGATAGAAAATCTGATAGTCGCAAATGGACTTGGAGCCTCCGGGTTGACCAGCGGTCCTTATGTCGGTTTACAGTTAGCAAACCTTGCATCGGGAAACACCGTTGATTTGCCATTAGAGAACTACCCTCCATCCTCTTTATTTTTATAA
- a CDS encoding sugar isomerase domain-containing protein: MSYLLKVIQKLKDLEQTGIPEKLSESLADRIQAGGIIYMFGCGHSGLLAQDAFYRAGGLVPVKPIFIEPLMLHQGALQSSNNERTDGFVLSYLEQETITEKDVMVVFSTSGRNPAPIDAAMFAKESGAFVLSIQSLYYTSSQESRHVSGKRLEDVVDAVVDSMVPVGDAVEERENLDTKFGPVSSVLGSALLHYLMANVMDVLLSRGMEPPIFKSGNVDGADDHNSRLIEKYKGRISF; encoded by the coding sequence ATGAGCTATTTACTTAAAGTAATTCAGAAACTGAAAGACTTGGAACAGACGGGCATCCCGGAGAAATTGTCTGAATCTCTGGCAGACAGAATACAGGCCGGAGGGATTATCTACATGTTTGGCTGTGGTCACTCCGGACTGCTGGCGCAGGATGCATTTTACCGTGCTGGAGGTTTGGTACCTGTCAAACCGATTTTTATCGAGCCGCTGATGCTGCACCAAGGGGCACTACAGTCATCCAATAATGAAAGGACGGATGGATTTGTCCTTTCGTATTTAGAGCAGGAGACCATCACAGAGAAAGACGTGATGGTCGTGTTTTCCACATCCGGAAGAAATCCTGCACCGATTGATGCAGCTATGTTTGCTAAAGAATCCGGTGCCTTCGTTCTGTCCATTCAATCGCTCTATTACACTTCCTCTCAAGAATCCAGGCATGTATCCGGCAAACGCTTGGAGGATGTAGTCGATGCCGTAGTCGATTCTATGGTGCCGGTTGGTGATGCCGTGGAAGAAAGAGAGAACCTGGATACGAAGTTTGGACCCGTCTCCTCTGTCCTTGGATCGGCCCTTTTGCATTATTTGATGGCAAATGTGATGGATGTGCTGCTGTCAAGAGGAATGGAACCGCCGATATTTAAAAGTGGAAATGTCGATGGTGCGGACGATCATAACTCCCGCTTGATCGAAAAATACAAGGGGCGGATTTCATTTTAA
- a CDS encoding GntR family transcriptional regulator, giving the protein MLDKKSPLPMYYQIEEDIKGKIESGLFGVGKTIPSERELSEQYGVSRMTVRQAVSNLVNEGALYREKGKGTFVSERKIEQPLTGMTSFTEDMKKRGMTATSRLIGFSVIPAPPDIARKLHLEQGEEVYEIQRIRFADGKPMAVERTFLPIALVPGVDESIVMGSLYEHIEENHDYKIDKATQVIEATTADQEQSELLAIPYGAAVLHIERLSVLTNGTPFEVVKSSYRADRYKFISEIHRT; this is encoded by the coding sequence ATGCTTGATAAGAAATCACCTCTTCCGATGTACTATCAGATCGAAGAAGATATCAAAGGAAAGATTGAATCAGGGCTGTTTGGTGTTGGGAAGACGATACCATCCGAAAGGGAGCTGAGTGAACAGTACGGTGTTAGCAGAATGACGGTAAGACAGGCCGTTTCCAATCTTGTAAATGAAGGGGCTCTGTACCGGGAAAAAGGAAAGGGTACCTTCGTTTCTGAGAGAAAGATCGAGCAGCCTCTTACGGGAATGACAAGCTTCACCGAAGATATGAAGAAGCGTGGAATGACAGCAACGAGCAGACTGATCGGATTTTCCGTCATCCCTGCTCCTCCGGACATAGCCAGAAAGCTGCATTTGGAACAAGGAGAAGAAGTTTATGAAATCCAGCGTATACGGTTTGCTGATGGGAAGCCTATGGCTGTTGAACGGACGTTCCTCCCGATCGCTCTTGTGCCGGGAGTAGATGAATCGATTGTAATGGGATCTTTATATGAACATATAGAAGAGAATCATGACTATAAGATCGACAAAGCGACACAGGTAATTGAAGCGACGACTGCAGATCAGGAGCAGTCTGAGCTTTTGGCCATTCCTTACGGGGCAGCTGTTCTTCATATAGAAAGGCTTAGTGTCCTTACAAATGGGACCCCTTTTGAAGTGGTGAAATCTTCCTACCGCGCCGACCGATATAAATTCATCAGTGAAATACACCGGACGTAA
- the nagB gene encoding glucosamine-6-phosphate deaminase, translating to MQLIIVDDYKKMSERAKDIIVHQIDKKPETVLGLATGGTPIGTYKELIRANGENTVDFSKVSTINLDEYIGLDEEHPKSYRYFMKNELFLHINIDEANTYVPKGTCEDLDKECRRYESLIEDIGPPDLQLLGIGENGHIGFNEPGSSMESETHVVELTPSTRTANARFFNTKEEVPTHAITMGIRSIMKSERILLLASGKRKRKAIARLLEGEVDVNFPASILMNHPNVTLILDKEAYGVEEGNDA from the coding sequence GTGCAGTTGATCATCGTCGATGACTATAAAAAAATGAGTGAACGGGCGAAAGATATTATTGTCCATCAAATTGATAAGAAACCGGAAACTGTACTTGGGCTTGCGACAGGGGGTACACCGATTGGAACGTATAAGGAGCTTATCCGTGCAAATGGAGAGAACACAGTGGATTTCTCCAAGGTTTCAACGATCAATCTTGATGAATATATCGGTTTAGATGAGGAACACCCAAAGAGTTACCGGTATTTTATGAAAAATGAGCTGTTTCTTCATATAAATATCGATGAAGCAAACACCTATGTGCCAAAGGGTACGTGTGAAGATTTGGATAAGGAGTGCAGGCGGTACGAATCCTTAATTGAGGACATCGGTCCCCCTGATCTGCAGCTCCTCGGAATCGGGGAGAACGGTCATATCGGCTTCAATGAACCCGGCAGCAGCATGGAAAGCGAAACACATGTGGTGGAACTGACCCCCTCTACCCGAACAGCGAATGCCCGTTTTTTCAATACGAAGGAAGAGGTCCCTACCCATGCGATAACGATGGGCATCCGCTCCATTATGAAGAGTGAACGAATACTCCTGTTGGCTTCCGGCAAGAGAAAGAGGAAGGCTATTGCCCGTTTATTGGAAGGAGAAGTCGACGTGAATTTTCCAGCTTCCATTCTTATGAATCACCCCAATGTTACGCTGATTCTGGATAAAGAAGCATACGGAGTGGAGGAAGGAAACGATGCTTGA